A region from the Arachis ipaensis cultivar K30076 chromosome B01, Araip1.1, whole genome shotgun sequence genome encodes:
- the LOC107635799 gene encoding prolycopene isomerase, chloroplastic, translating to MNMMMGVGSLRYPPPGLPLVPSERVSSSKWKVQVASSSPPSTTATVTAEADVVVVGSGIGGLCCAALLARYEQDVVVVESHDQPGGAAHSFDIKGYKFDSGPSLFSGLQSRGPQANPLAQVLDALGESLPCATYDSWMVYIPEGEFLSRIGPTEFFKDLEKYAGPNAVQEWKKLLDAVLPLSTAAMALPPLSIRGDLGVLSTAAARYAPSLIKSFVQMGPQGALGATKLLRPFSEVLDGLELKDPFIRNWIDLLAFLLAGVKTNGILSAEMIYMFAEWYKPGCCLEYPLDGTAAIVDALIRGLEKFGGRISLRSHVEKIVVENGRAVGVKLRSGQFIRAKKAVVSNASMWDTLNLLPKEVIPKSYSDRIKSTPQCESFMHLHLGFDAEGIRDDLGIHHIVVNDWGRGVDADQNVVLISVPSVLSPNLAPPGKHVLHAYMPGTEPFELWEGLDRTSAEYRKLKAERSEVMWKAVERALGEGFKREKCEVKLVGSPLTHERFLRRNRGTYGPALQAGKETFPGHSTPIPHLFCCGDSTFPGIGVPAVAASGAIVANSLVSVSQHSQLLDAIGI from the exons ATGAATATGATGATGGGAGTTGGATCGTTACGATATCCTCCTCCTGGTCTTCCTCTTGTTCCGAGTGAGAGAGTATCCTCATCCAAGTGGAAGGTGCAGGTGGCATCTTCCTCTCCTCCTTCAACCACGGCCACGGTTACAGCAGAGGCTGATGTTGTGGTGGTTGGAAGCGGGATAGGCGGACTGTGCTGTGCAGCACTTCTGGCAAGATACGAGCAGGATGTGGTTGTCGTCGAAAGCCATGACCAGCCCGGCGGGGCTGCCCATTCTTTTGATATCAAAGGCTACAAGTTTGATTCTGGTCCATCTTTATTCTCTGGATTGCAATCAAGGGGTCCTCAGGCTAATCCTCTTGCCCAGGTTCTAGATGCATTGGGCGAGTCTCTCCCATGTGCCACTTATGATTCATGGATGGTCTACATCCCCGAAGGTGAATTCTTGTCAAGAATAGGGCCTACGGAATTTTTTAAG GACCTTGAGAAGTATGCAGGTCCAAATGCTGTTCAAGAATGGAAGAAACTTCTG GATGCTGTACTTCCACTTTCAACAGCAGCAATGGCGCTTCCTCCTCTATCTATTCGAGGAGATTTGGGTGTTCTTTCGACTGCAGCAGCTAGATATGCTCCTTCTCTCATAAAATCCTTTGTTCAAATGGGACCTCAGGGTGCTCTTGGGGCCACAAAACTTCTCAGACCATTCTCGGAAGTACTTGATGGATTGGAACTGAAAGATCCTTTCATAAGGAATTGGATTGACCTACTGGCATTCTTGCTTGCAGGGGTCAAAACTAATGGTATACTCTCTGCTGAGATG ATTTATATGTTTGCAGAATGGTACAAACCAGGATGCTGTCTAGAATACCCCCTTGATGGAACTGCTGCTATTGTTGATGCTCTTATACGAGGACTCGAGAAATTTGGTGGACGGATTTCTCTTCGGAGTCATGTGGAAAAAATTGTTGTTGAAAATGGCAGAGCCGTTGGAGTCAAACTGAGAAGTGGTCAA TTTATACGAGCTAAAAAGGCTGTTGTAAGCAATGCATCAATGTGGGACACTTTGAATTTGCTTCCTAAAGAAGTTATTCCAAAGTCTTACTCAGATAGGATTAAATCCACCCCTCAATGTGAATCGTTCATGCATCTCCATTTGGGATTTGATGCTGAG GGTATCCGCGATGATCTGGGGATTCATCACATAGTTGTAAATGACTGGGGAAGAGGTGTTGATGCTGACCAGAATGTAGTGCTGATATCAGTACCCAGTGTGCTTAGTCCTAATCTGGCACCCCCTGGGAAACATGTGTTACATGCTTATATGCCAGGAACTGAACCATTTGAGTTGTGGGAAGGACTTGATCGTACAAGTGCTGAATATAGAAAGCTCAAAGCTGAGAGATCAGAGGTAATGTGGAAAGCTGTGGAGCGAGCCCTTGGTGAAGGCTTCAAGAGGGAGAAATGTGAAGTGAAATTAGTTGGAAGTCCACTGACACATGAAAGGTTTCTTAGAAGGAACAGAGGAACATATGGACCAGCACTGCAAGCTGGCAAAGAAACATTTCCTGGCCATTCAACACCCATCCCACACCTCTTCTGTTGCGGAGACTCCACCTTTCCTGGCATTGGGGTCCCAGCCGTTGCTGCCAGTGGCGCAATTGTAGCAAATTCGCTAGTTTCAGTGTCTCAACATTCCCAGTTGCTTGATGCAATAGGAATATGA